A window of Methanooceanicella nereidis genomic DNA:
AGGATATCTTCTATCATAATATATTTTTAAACCGAGCAATTCCGTATTACAAAGGAATGCGTACAGGTTCAGCCCGAATATAATGATGTCATGTATGCCGTATCCATATAGGGTCAGACATAAAGATCCGACTACCAGTACTAGTAAATAGTATAGAGAAATATCGGAAACTTTTCTCGTATTAAGTATCCTGTAGCACTGGGGTAAGAACGCCAGGGCCAGTAATATGCTTCCAAATATGCCGATCTCCGAATATCCTATCATTTTATCACTCAGACAGGATAAAGATTGAATTCCATAGGCTAAAGATGGTTTCGGTAAGATGTAGCGAAAGTATAGTCTGTAGCAGCTATCTGAAATTAAAATATTTTACGGCCTGAATGATTTTTTTCTACGGCGACGTATCTTTTTTTCAGAGGATGGAGACCGGTATTTTTCC
This region includes:
- a CDS encoding SemiSWEET family sugar transporter, which encodes MIGYSEIGIFGSILLALAFLPQCYRILNTRKVSDISLYYLLVLVVGSLCLTLYGYGIHDIIIFGLNLYAFLCNTELLGLKIYYDRRYPANYHIPA